A window of Acidobacteriota bacterium genomic DNA:
AAGTCGACGATGCCATGCTTTTCGGGGGACTTGCCCGTCGCCGCGGTGGTCCACAGGAGGGGCGAGAGGAGCGGCGGGGCGGAGCGCATCGAGCCCGAGAGCCCGTCGCGGCGGAGCCGTGCGAGGTTCGGGAGCTTTCCGGCGTCGATGAGCGGCCCGGCGATCTGCCAGTCGGCGCCGTCGAGGCCGATGAGGACGATGGGGTGCGCGAGCGTGCGCGCCAGATCCGGCGGGGCGCCGGAGCTTTCGGGAACGGCCGGCGCGCCGGGTCGGGAGACGTGGAGGAGCGCCGCGGCTCCGGCCGCCACGGCGATCGCGGCGACGCCGAGAAGGGTGCGCCTCAGGGCTCTCGAGGCTCCGGCGGGGCTCCCGGTTTGGCTCATCGGTGGGTGCGACGCGGCGTCCTCGACGGGCGGCGGCGTGACGGCCCGCCCTCTCAGCGCGGCGCGGGGGCCGACTCTAACATGGCGGCCTGCATCGCGGCCATGACGGCCTGCCGCATCGCGTCGATGCCGAAGGGCTTCTGGAGGTAGGCGTTGCCGGTCTTCTCGAGGAAGGCGCGCGTGTCCGAGCTGACGACGTCTCCCGTGGAGAAGATGATCCGCCGCGCGAGTCGCTCGTCGAGATGCCGCACGCGCTCGTAGAGCTCCTGCCCGCTCATCCCGGGCATCTTCAGATCGCTGATGATCAGATCGTAGCGCTCCTTCTCGAGCTTCTTGAGGGCGATCGCGCCGCTGAGCGCGGTGTCGACGCGGTAGCCGTCCGATTTCAGCACCTGGTAGAGGATGTCCACGATCGTCAGCTCGTCGTCGACGACGAGGACCGCCCCGCCCCCGGGGGAGAGCGCCGCGGCGGCCGAGACCCGGGGCTGCGTCTTCTCCGGCGCCGCCTCCGGGGCCGCGAGAATCGGCAGCTCCACGGTGAAGAGGGCGCCCCCTTCGGGATGGTTCCGGGCCGAGATCCGCCCGTGGTGCTCCTCGATGATCCCGTAGCAGATCGAGAGGCCCAGCCCCGTTCCCTGGCCGACCTCCTTCGTCGTGAAGAAGGGATCGAAGATCCGGGAGAGGTTCTCCTCGGAGATCCCGGGGCCGTCGTCCCGGATCTCGAAGCGGACGAAGCCATCGACCTCGCGCGAGGTGATCTTCAGCTTCCCCCCGCCCCTCTCCATCATCGCCTGGTGCGCGTTGACGAGGATGTTGATGAAGACCTGCTGGAGCTGGTGGAAGTCCCCCATCGTCTTCGGAAGGCCGGGATCGAGATCGGTCTCGACGCCGATGTTGTCGACGCGGAGCTGGTACGAGCGGAGCTCGAGGCTCGACTCCACGATGCCGTTGACGCCGATGTACTCCTTCTGCGGCGTCCGCTTGCGCGCGAAGGTCTGGAGGTTCTGGACGATCTTCTTGCACCGCTCGGCCTCGCGATTGATCTTCTCGAGGCCGCGGCGGACCTTTTCGCCGGCGTCCTCCTTGAGCAGGAGCTGCGAGTAGCCGACCACGCCGGCCAGCGGGTTGTTCAGCTCGTGCGCGACCCCGGAGACGAGCAGTCCCACGGCCGACATCTTCTCGGCCTGGACGAGCTGGCTCTGCGCTTCCTCCAGCTCCCGGGTCCGCAGCCGAACCTGCTTCTCGAGATCGGCGGAATAGGTCTCGAGCTCCTTCCGCGACTTCCTGAGCTCGAAGGTCATCCGGTTGAACGAGCGCGCGAGATCGCCGATCTCGTCGCCCGAGCGCTCCTCCACCACCTCGTCGAGGCTGCCGTGCGCGATGCGCTGCGTCGCCGCAACGAGCGACCGAATGGGGCGGACGACGATGCGCACGAGGAGAGCCGTCGCGAGGAGGCCGAACGCGATGACCGCGAGGGTGAGCATGCCGAAGATCGATCGGAGCTTCGCGAGCTCGAGGCGCGTCGGCTCCAGGCTGAACCCGATCTTCACCTCGCCGATCGTCTCGAGCTTGTTGCTGCTCGACTCCTCCTCCTCGAGGAGGAAGCCGATCTCCTCGTTCGTCCTCGTCCCGCGGCGCGTGAAGACAGGGTAGGAGACCGAGAGGACCTCGGCGCGCTCTCCGGCCTGGCGCGCGAGGCCGGTGATCCGGGCGATCCCCGCGCCGACGGCGACGCTCTCGGAATCCCGGAGCGGGATCTGGCCGCTCGGGCTGTATCCCTCCCGGCGGTTGTCGAGGAGCGATTCCCCCGAAAGGTCGGTGACCGAGACCTCCACGATGTCGGATTCCTGGAAAATCCCCGCGACCAGCTCGCCCAGGAGCCTGCGGTTCTTCGTCAGGACGCCCAGCTCGCTGTTGTACGCGAGGTTCCGCGCGAGCGTGATGCCGCGCTGGCGGATCGCCGCGGTCTGGCTCACCTGGTAGTCCCAGAGCGCGAACAGGCTCAGCGCGCCCGCCGTCATGAGGACGAGTAGGGAGGTGAGGAGAGTGAACCGGAGCGCGAGGCCCGATCGCTTCATGGCTTAGAAGAAGACCTCGGCCATGCGCTGTACGTCGTCGCTGATCCCGACGGCGATCTGCCTGGCCGTGTTCATGTTCACGCTCAGCGAGACTTCGCGCGGGACCGCGGTCACGATCCGGGCCGGATCGTCGCCCGCGAGGATGCGCGAGGCGATCTCGCCCGACTGGCGTCCGACGTCGTCGTACCGGCACGAGAGGGCCAGGAGCGCCCCCGCCTTCACGAAGGCGGGGCTCAGGCCGACGAACGGGATGCGGCCCCTCAGCGTCGAAAGGAGGATGTGCTTGAGCCCCTGCGGCGAGAAGACCGTGGAATCGGCCACCGACCAGAGGATGTCCACGCGCCCGGCGACCTCGTCCATCCGCTGGACGATCCCCTCCTCCGACGTGACCGGCAGCGCGACCAGCTCGAGGCCCATGCTGAGGGCGACCTTCTGGGCCGCCTCGACCTCCTGCCAGGAGTTCTTGGGGTCGTACAGGACGCCCACGCGCTTCGCCGAGGGGAGGATCTCGCGGATCTTCGAGAACTGGGTGTGAACCGGAATCTGCATGGAGGCGCCCGCGACGTTCGGATGCGCGGACCGCAGCGCCTCGATCGACTCCGCGGGGCTCGAGGGAAGGACGAGCGAGAAGACCACCGGGAC
This region includes:
- a CDS encoding response regulator, encoding MKRSGLALRFTLLTSLLVLMTAGALSLFALWDYQVSQTAAIRQRGITLARNLAYNSELGVLTKNRRLLGELVAGIFQESDIVEVSVTDLSGESLLDNRREGYSPSGQIPLRDSESVAVGAGIARITGLARQAGERAEVLSVSYPVFTRRGTRTNEEIGFLLEEEESSSNKLETIGEVKIGFSLEPTRLELAKLRSIFGMLTLAVIAFGLLATALLVRIVVRPIRSLVAATQRIAHGSLDEVVEERSGDEIGDLARSFNRMTFELRKSRKELETYSADLEKQVRLRTRELEEAQSQLVQAEKMSAVGLLVSGVAHELNNPLAGVVGYSQLLLKEDAGEKVRRGLEKINREAERCKKIVQNLQTFARKRTPQKEYIGVNGIVESSLELRSYQLRVDNIGVETDLDPGLPKTMGDFHQLQQVFINILVNAHQAMMERGGGKLKITSREVDGFVRFEIRDDGPGISEENLSRIFDPFFTTKEVGQGTGLGLSICYGIIEEHHGRISARNHPEGGALFTVELPILAAPEAAPEKTQPRVSAAAALSPGGGAVLVVDDELTIVDILYQVLKSDGYRVDTALSGAIALKKLEKERYDLIISDLKMPGMSGQELYERVRHLDERLARRIIFSTGDVVSSDTRAFLEKTGNAYLQKPFGIDAMRQAVMAAMQAAMLESAPAPR
- a CDS encoding ABC transporter substrate-binding protein; translation: MMRMRYLLQAMLVCVVVVTELVPAFSLGPTTIAVVLSRDIAPYREALKGFQSALESARVPIRIVEYNLETASHDPAGFVERIRSRRPALILTLGSSATSLVSASVRDVPVVFSLVLPSSPAESIEALRSAHPNVAGASMQIPVHTQFSKIREILPSAKRVGVLYDPKNSWQEVEAAQKVALSMGLELVALPVTSEEGIVQRMDEVAGRVDILWSVADSTVFSPQGLKHILLSTLRGRIPFVGLSPAFVKAGALLALSCRYDDVGRQSGEIASRILAGDDPARIVTAVPREVSLSVNMNTARQIAVGISDDVQRMAEVFF